The Antarcticibacterium sp. 1MA-6-2 genome has a window encoding:
- a CDS encoding porin, with product MKRITFTNIRFFLLIAFLGSANNQLFSQETETPAAVEGFLSNLSISGSVDAYFRTNFNGYNKYDEEEGSPQAPATSFANDPGFALGMANVILSYEGEKAGFVADMVFGPRGEDAVFLSEGSSNIVNQLYAFYNVTDKFRLTLGNFNTFLGYEVISPAANFHYSTSYMFSYGPFSHTGLKADFALTDNWSAMLAVMNPTDFTEFNPFGLYTFGGQLGYTNDAGSAFLNLIYGEQAPGLDATFQIDLTTGWDLSDSFYLGLNTTYNTTDGEGFYGVALYPQVKTSENFALGLRAEYFKELEDGEGYVYGADVRALDFTLTGSYTVGNLIIKPELRLDSVSEDVFLDKDLAPIDNLSSFVLAAIYAF from the coding sequence ATGAAACGAATTACATTTACAAATATCAGATTTTTTTTACTTATAGCCTTTCTTGGTTCTGCTAATAATCAACTTTTTTCACAGGAAACAGAGACTCCTGCTGCTGTGGAAGGATTTCTTTCCAATTTAAGCATTAGTGGATCTGTAGATGCTTACTTCCGAACCAATTTTAACGGATATAATAAATACGATGAGGAGGAAGGATCACCTCAGGCTCCGGCTACGTCTTTTGCCAATGACCCGGGTTTTGCTTTGGGAATGGCCAATGTAATCCTGAGTTATGAGGGTGAAAAGGCAGGTTTTGTAGCTGATATGGTCTTTGGTCCCCGGGGAGAGGATGCGGTATTCTTATCAGAAGGTTCTTCTAATATTGTAAATCAACTTTACGCCTTTTACAATGTTACCGATAAGTTTAGGTTGACCCTCGGAAATTTCAACACCTTTTTAGGTTACGAGGTCATTTCCCCGGCTGCAAATTTCCACTATTCAACATCGTACATGTTTTCCTACGGTCCCTTCTCTCACACAGGATTGAAGGCTGACTTTGCATTGACCGATAATTGGAGTGCAATGCTGGCAGTAATGAATCCTACAGATTTTACTGAATTTAATCCATTTGGTCTATATACGTTTGGAGGACAACTGGGATACACTAATGATGCAGGAAGCGCTTTTTTAAACCTTATCTATGGAGAACAGGCTCCGGGTCTTGATGCGACCTTTCAAATAGATCTTACGACTGGATGGGACCTTTCCGATTCTTTCTACCTTGGATTGAATACCACATACAACACTACAGACGGTGAAGGTTTTTACGGGGTAGCTTTGTATCCTCAAGTAAAAACTTCAGAAAATTTCGCTTTAGGCTTAAGAGCTGAATATTTTAAAGAATTGGAAGATGGAGAAGGATATGTGTATGGAGCCGATGTGAGAGCTCTTGATTTTACGCTAACCGGAAGCTATACAGTAGGTAACCTGATAATTAAACCGGAATTAAGATTGGATTCAGTTTCTGAAGATGTTTTCCTTGATAAAGATCTTGCTCCTATAGACAACTTGTCCTCTTTTGTACTCGCAGCTATCTATGCTTTTTAA
- a CDS encoding DUF5687 family protein, with product MINFGQFIPAWDASHYPMIISQNIPLNKYLTAKASLITFSIIALTILATPYIYFGWRIFVINLVCAVYNIGVNIPILLYA from the coding sequence ATGATCAACTTCGGCCAGTTCATTCCTGCCTGGGACGCATCTCATTATCCTATGATCATCTCCCAAAATATTCCGCTTAATAAATATTTAACTGCTAAAGCCTCTCTTATCACCTTTAGCATAATCGCACTTACAATACTGGCAACTCCTTATATTTACTTTGGATGGCGCATATTTGTAATTAATCTGGTTTGTGCAGTTTATAATATTGGAGTTAATATTCCTATACTTTTATATGCTTAG
- a CDS encoding DUF6427 family protein codes for MLTSFFSKSKPINFLAVAFFMAIFYLLANAQAMFSSFSFYTIASRVGVLILFIISISVLNFIAKKNELTKRSAYKIIIFAVFAVSFPEILRNGPVIVANLCILLALRRIISLRSQKDIQKKIFDATFWICIASLFYFWSILFLIIVYTGILLHVGSYFKNWLVPPISFFAVLALVTSFDIIVYGNYYTFYDWFQPSNFDFKHYNDAEILIPLSVILALMIWTIFYYFGLLQKASINSRPTYILVLITLVLSVGVALFSPVKDGSEFLFFFVPLSIIASNYFEGKGEKLFKEILLIGLVLMPILIPILF; via the coding sequence ATGCTAACAAGCTTTTTTAGCAAATCAAAACCTATTAATTTTCTTGCTGTCGCTTTTTTTATGGCGATTTTTTACTTGCTCGCCAACGCTCAGGCAATGTTTTCTTCTTTTAGTTTTTATACTATTGCTTCCCGGGTGGGGGTTTTAATTCTTTTTATTATAAGCATTTCAGTTCTTAATTTTATTGCCAAGAAAAATGAACTTACCAAGCGCAGTGCCTATAAGATCATCATATTTGCGGTTTTTGCCGTTTCCTTTCCCGAAATTCTGCGGAACGGGCCTGTAATAGTAGCAAATTTATGTATTCTACTGGCTTTGAGAAGAATAATAAGCCTGCGGTCGCAAAAAGATATTCAAAAGAAGATTTTTGACGCCACCTTCTGGATTTGTATTGCGTCTTTATTTTATTTCTGGTCAATTCTCTTTCTGATTATCGTGTATACAGGAATACTGCTACACGTGGGAAGCTATTTCAAGAATTGGTTAGTGCCTCCAATTTCATTTTTTGCAGTTCTGGCCCTGGTAACATCCTTTGATATTATTGTCTATGGCAACTACTATACTTTTTACGATTGGTTTCAACCCAGCAATTTTGATTTTAAGCATTACAATGATGCAGAAATTCTCATTCCGTTAAGTGTTATACTAGCCTTAATGATTTGGACTATATTTTACTACTTTGGGTTGCTTCAAAAGGCAAGTATAAATTCACGTCCTACTTATATCCTGGTATTGATAACTTTGGTCTTATCGGTTGGAGTAGCTTTGTTTTCTCCTGTAAAAGATGGGAGCGAATTCCTCTTCTTTTTTGTTCCCTTATCTATTATCGCTTCAAATTATTTTGAAGGAAAAGGAGAAAAATTATTTAAAGAGATCCTGTTAATAGGTTTGGTGCTGATGCCAATTTTAATTCCAATTTTGTTTTGA
- a CDS encoding ABC transporter ATP-binding protein: MITATNLSKAYSGAKVLNIEHLDIPEGQSFGLVGNNGAGKTTFFSLLLDLIQPTTGSIFNNEITVNQSEEWKTFTSSFIDESFLIGYLTPEEYFYFIGEIRKENKADVDALLSTFEDFFNGEIIGRKKYLRDLSKGNQKKVGIVAALIGNPKVVILDEPFANLDPTTQIRLKKIIKDMAAAKDTTFLISSHDLIHVTEVCERIVVLNKGEVVKDIITSEATLKELETYFSGETQMEV, encoded by the coding sequence ATGATTACGGCTACTAATTTATCAAAGGCTTATAGTGGAGCAAAAGTTCTTAATATAGAACATCTTGATATTCCTGAAGGCCAGAGTTTTGGTTTGGTGGGAAATAATGGAGCAGGAAAAACAACTTTTTTTAGCCTTTTGCTGGACCTTATCCAACCCACCACCGGAAGCATTTTCAACAATGAAATTACCGTAAACCAAAGTGAGGAGTGGAAAACCTTCACCTCCTCCTTTATCGATGAAAGTTTTTTAATAGGGTATCTTACTCCCGAAGAATACTTTTATTTCATTGGAGAAATAAGAAAGGAGAATAAAGCCGATGTGGACGCTCTCCTTAGTACTTTTGAAGATTTCTTTAACGGTGAGATCATTGGTCGGAAAAAATATCTCAGGGACCTGTCAAAGGGAAATCAGAAAAAAGTAGGAATAGTTGCTGCTCTCATAGGTAATCCAAAAGTTGTAATTCTGGACGAGCCATTTGCAAACCTTGATCCTACCACACAAATAAGATTAAAAAAAATAATTAAAGACATGGCGGCTGCAAAAGACACAACTTTTCTAATCTCCAGCCATGACCTTATTCACGTTACTGAAGTCTGTGAGCGTATAGTGGTGCTTAATAAAGGGGAAGTGGTAAAAGATATTATTACTTCTGAAGCTACACTTAAAGAACTGGAGACTTACTTTTCAGGGGAAACGCAGATGGAGGTTTAA
- a CDS encoding F0F1 ATP synthase subunit delta: MIGTRAAQRYARAILDLAKEQKVSQLVVKDMETISKTVTSSNELQDVLASPAVKNQLKKNALREIFKDASCCNFGCI, encoded by the coding sequence ATGATAGGAACCAGGGCGGCACAGAGATATGCCAGGGCAATTTTAGATCTTGCAAAAGAACAAAAGGTGTCTCAGTTGGTGGTTAAAGATATGGAGACTATCTCCAAAACGGTTACATCCAGTAATGAACTACAGGATGTGCTTGCAAGCCCGGCTGTGAAAAATCAGCTAAAAAAGAATGCTCTTAGGGAAATTTTTAAGGACGCCTCATGCTGTAACTTTGGGTGCATTTGA
- a CDS encoding AtpZ/AtpI family protein has protein sequence MAQNKKNAPPDKYLEFVNIAIQMGIIIAAGVFIGIWLDKKYPNEYSGFTIGISLLGVFIALYQVIRKVTQMSKDD, from the coding sequence ATGGCTCAAAACAAAAAGAACGCTCCGCCTGATAAGTACCTGGAGTTCGTCAACATTGCGATCCAAATGGGCATTATTATAGCTGCCGGAGTTTTTATCGGCATTTGGCTGGACAAAAAATATCCTAATGAATACTCGGGCTTTACGATAGGAATATCTCTTCTAGGAGTGTTTATTGCACTTTATCAGGTAATTAGAAAAGTAACACAAATGAGTAAAGACGATTAA
- a CDS encoding glycosyltransferase family 9 protein, producing MGDVAMLVPVLRVVTSTYPAIKITVLTRKFFSPLFKDIQNVQVYPADVKGLHAGVMGLSRLGRELRDIGVDAVADMHDVLRSNVLKTIFCFYGIPVKQLDKGRKEKKELTTAHNKVFKQLKTTHQRYADVFRQLGYPIDLKNHKFPPKQKLSPGVLTLTGNAPHKWIGVAPFAKHDSKVYPADLLEEVLKELNREAKTKIFLFGGGKAEEEKLELYATKFENVVSVAGKLKFEEELELISNLDVMLSMDSGNAHLAAMYGVPVITIWGVTHPFAGFKPFNQPIENCLLPDLHKYPAIPTSIYGNKFPEGYEDVMRTIPPGRVVNRIKVILAAKD from the coding sequence ATGGGAGATGTGGCCATGCTGGTGCCTGTGCTGCGGGTAGTGACTTCTACTTATCCGGCTATTAAAATTACCGTATTAACCAGGAAATTTTTTTCCCCGCTTTTTAAAGATATTCAAAATGTGCAGGTTTACCCTGCCGATGTCAAAGGCCTTCATGCGGGAGTAATGGGTCTGAGCAGGCTCGGGAGAGAACTACGGGACATTGGAGTGGACGCGGTTGCAGACATGCACGATGTATTAAGGAGTAACGTGCTGAAAACAATTTTTTGCTTCTATGGAATTCCGGTAAAGCAACTCGATAAAGGGAGAAAAGAGAAGAAAGAACTAACAACAGCCCATAATAAAGTTTTTAAACAACTTAAGACGACTCACCAACGATATGCCGATGTTTTCAGACAATTAGGATATCCCATTGATCTCAAGAACCACAAATTTCCACCAAAGCAGAAATTATCACCGGGTGTTCTTACCCTTACAGGTAATGCTCCTCATAAATGGATAGGAGTGGCACCTTTTGCGAAACACGATTCTAAAGTCTATCCTGCCGATCTACTGGAAGAGGTCCTTAAAGAACTGAACAGGGAAGCAAAAACTAAAATATTTCTCTTTGGAGGAGGTAAGGCAGAAGAAGAAAAACTGGAGCTGTACGCAACCAAATTTGAAAATGTTGTCTCTGTTGCAGGAAAGCTAAAGTTTGAGGAGGAGCTGGAACTCATCTCCAATCTGGATGTTATGCTTTCCATGGATAGTGGGAATGCTCATCTTGCCGCGATGTATGGTGTCCCAGTAATAACAATATGGGGTGTTACCCATCCCTTTGCCGGATTTAAACCTTTCAATCAGCCAATAGAGAATTGCCTTTTGCCGGACCTTCATAAATATCCTGCCATTCCCACTTCTATTTATGGAAATAAATTTCCTGAAGGTTACGAAGATGTGATGCGTACAATCCCGCCCGGGAGAGTTGTGAATAGGATTAAAGTGATTTTAGCCGCAAAGGATTAG
- the atpE gene encoding ATP synthase F0 subunit C: protein MEYLHIGLAALGAGLAVIGAAIGVGRIGGSAMDAIARQPEASGKIQTAMIIAAALVEGVALFGVVAALLGVLTVPA, encoded by the coding sequence ATGGAGTATTTACACATTGGACTTGCAGCATTAGGAGCTGGTCTTGCAGTTATTGGAGCTGCTATTGGAGTTGGTAGAATCGGTGGATCTGCAATGGATGCTATCGCACGCCAGCCAGAGGCTTCTGGAAAAATCCAGACTGCAATGATTATTGCTGCGGCTCTTGTAGAGGGTGTTGCCCTTTTTGGAGTTGTTGCTGCATTACTTGGGGTACTTACTGTACCTGCTTAG
- a CDS encoding polymer-forming cytoskeletal protein: MFNNPTKPKSSSETSKEQNRISAGTVITYDIVAKGGFRVEGTIRGNVTTAGKVVISKGGLIDGTLICQNADFEGKFSGKLTVQETLTLRSAAVIEGEVTAGKLAIEPGATFNATCEMKGNLKTLPKDGSKQKERSA; this comes from the coding sequence ATGTTTAACAACCCTACAAAGCCAAAATCGTCTTCAGAAACAAGCAAGGAACAAAACAGGATTTCTGCGGGAACTGTGATTACTTATGATATTGTAGCCAAAGGCGGTTTTCGGGTAGAAGGAACAATTAGAGGTAATGTAACTACTGCAGGAAAAGTTGTAATTAGCAAAGGCGGACTAATTGACGGCACTTTGATTTGCCAAAATGCCGATTTTGAAGGAAAATTTTCAGGAAAGCTAACCGTGCAGGAAACTCTTACCCTTAGATCTGCCGCTGTTATTGAAGGAGAAGTTACTGCGGGTAAACTGGCCATAGAACCGGGAGCTACGTTTAACGCTACCTGTGAAATGAAAGGAAATTTGAAAACTCTTCCTAAAGATGGCTCAAAACAAAAAGAACGCTCCGCCTGA
- a CDS encoding ferredoxin--NADP reductase, with translation MSQFYALKIKEVIRETPEAVSLSFEIPENLQDTFNYKAGQYITIKTNVKGEEIRRAYSLCSSPGSGEFKVTVKEVEGGTFSVVANNVLKAGDTLEVHPPEGKFIFEPGKGGKTYAAFAAGSGITPVLSILKTVLTEEPESNFILVYGNKTVENTIFFKELLQLQSKYSERLFIEFVYSRSREENAHFGRIETSTVNYVLKNKFKESTIDKFYLCGPEEMINTVKSILQQNGVAAENILFELFTTEDSGPVETEIKGGVQLTIIVDDEESTFTMDSEETVLETALENDLDVPYSCQGGICSSCVARIEEGKATMRKNQVLTDSEIEEGLILTCQAQATTPTLRVNYDDV, from the coding sequence ATGAGTCAATTTTATGCTTTAAAGATAAAAGAAGTTATTCGGGAGACACCGGAAGCTGTAAGTTTATCTTTTGAAATTCCTGAAAACCTACAGGATACCTTCAACTACAAAGCGGGCCAATATATCACTATTAAAACCAACGTAAAAGGTGAGGAAATTAGAAGAGCCTACTCCCTTTGCTCCTCTCCGGGATCTGGTGAATTTAAAGTAACTGTTAAAGAAGTAGAAGGCGGAACTTTTTCTGTTGTTGCAAATAATGTACTTAAAGCCGGAGATACTTTGGAAGTGCATCCTCCGGAGGGTAAATTTATTTTTGAACCGGGAAAAGGAGGCAAAACTTATGCTGCTTTTGCTGCTGGAAGTGGTATTACCCCTGTGCTTTCAATATTAAAAACTGTTTTAACTGAAGAACCGGAAAGTAATTTCATCCTGGTCTATGGAAACAAAACAGTAGAAAACACCATCTTTTTTAAAGAACTTCTTCAGCTTCAGAGTAAATATTCAGAGAGACTATTTATAGAATTCGTATACAGCCGTAGCAGGGAAGAAAATGCCCACTTCGGAAGGATTGAAACCAGCACGGTTAATTATGTTCTCAAGAACAAGTTTAAGGAATCTACTATAGATAAGTTTTATTTGTGCGGTCCTGAAGAAATGATCAACACGGTTAAAAGTATTCTTCAGCAGAATGGAGTTGCAGCAGAAAACATCCTGTTTGAACTTTTCACCACTGAAGATTCAGGACCTGTAGAAACTGAGATTAAAGGAGGAGTACAACTCACTATTATTGTAGATGATGAAGAAAGCACATTTACCATGGATAGTGAAGAAACGGTATTGGAAACAGCACTAGAAAATGATCTTGATGTACCGTATTCCTGCCAGGGTGGTATTTGCAGCAGCTGTGTCGCAAGAATTGAAGAAGGAAAAGCCACAATGCGAAAAAACCAGGTTTTAACCGATAGTGAAATTGAAGAGGGTCTCATTCTTACCTGCCAGGCACAGGCTACAACCCCTACGTTAAGAGTAAACTACGACGACGTATAG
- the atpB gene encoding F0F1 ATP synthase subunit A: MTAQKSFKIIVIFALAMLPFLSFSQEEGSAVKETAEAFNATDMIMHHIGDAHEWHFFGEGDHSYTLPLPVILFTDNGLVTFMSSEFHHDTEGEHIVEKDGMSFVNYHEKIYQLEDGATEVRFDEEHHPVNATTPWDFSITKNVAAMFITVILMLFLFFKLANYHRKNSQAPKGMNNILETLVLFVRDDIAIPQIGEKKYMKFMPFLLTVFFFIWITNLLGLLPGAANVTGNIAVTVSLGLFTLALILINGNKDFWKHTFWMPGIPTFVKPILAIVEVMGLFIKPIALMIRLFANITAGHIIILSLLALIFILESAGVAGISVPFALFITVLELLVAFLQAFIFTMLSALFIGMAVEEHEHH; this comes from the coding sequence ATGACAGCACAAAAATCTTTTAAGATTATAGTGATATTTGCACTGGCGATGCTTCCTTTTTTATCTTTTTCTCAGGAAGAAGGCAGTGCCGTAAAGGAAACTGCAGAAGCATTTAATGCCACAGATATGATCATGCATCACATTGGTGACGCTCACGAGTGGCACTTTTTTGGTGAAGGTGATCACTCCTATACTTTACCTCTTCCTGTTATTCTTTTTACGGATAATGGTTTGGTGACATTCATGTCAAGTGAATTTCATCACGATACTGAAGGTGAGCACATCGTAGAAAAGGACGGAATGAGTTTTGTGAATTACCACGAAAAGATCTACCAACTTGAAGATGGCGCGACAGAAGTTCGGTTTGATGAAGAACACCATCCTGTTAATGCTACTACTCCCTGGGATTTTTCAATAACCAAGAATGTTGCTGCTATGTTTATAACAGTAATATTGATGCTGTTTTTATTCTTTAAACTTGCAAATTACCATAGAAAAAACTCGCAGGCTCCTAAAGGAATGAATAATATTCTTGAAACATTGGTGTTGTTTGTAAGAGATGATATTGCAATTCCACAAATAGGTGAGAAAAAATATATGAAGTTTATGCCATTCCTCTTAACGGTATTTTTCTTCATCTGGATCACGAATTTATTGGGTCTTTTACCAGGAGCTGCTAACGTTACAGGTAATATTGCGGTAACTGTTTCCTTAGGTCTTTTTACTTTGGCGTTGATCCTTATTAACGGAAACAAAGATTTTTGGAAACACACCTTCTGGATGCCTGGAATTCCAACTTTTGTAAAACCTATTCTTGCAATAGTTGAGGTGATGGGCTTATTTATAAAACCTATTGCACTTATGATACGTTTGTTCGCTAACATAACTGCAGGACATATTATCATCTTAAGTTTACTCGCATTAATATTTATACTGGAAAGCGCCGGGGTAGCAGGTATTTCTGTTCCGTTTGCACTTTTCATTACAGTATTGGAATTGCTGGTTGCATTCCTACAAGCGTTTATTTTTACAATGCTGTCTGCCCTGTTTATAGGGATGGCGGTTGAGGAACATGAACATCATTAA
- a CDS encoding lipopolysaccharide assembly protein LapB: protein MNKNTIGISCILLLIIFSGCSRKKDKFVNRSWHAVTTEYNTLYNGGLALQQGKEQIAQTYLDNFWQLLPVERMQISEEIRLPGAETNEFFKVAEEKATKAIQRHSMLKEGREKNPQIDEAYLLLGKARYYDQRFIPALEAFNYILHKYPASNTINHAQIWREKTHMRLENDQLAIKNLKKLIKNGEMDRKDVADANAILAQAYINIGSLDSAVAPIKTAAVTTKDEDEKGRYFYIQGQLYNYLQKRDSANMAFDKVIELNRKTPREYLINARLAKVRNFNFSEGDPKLLEDYLLELAEDRENRPFLDKIYFQLAEYYSHVDSTALAIDFYNVSQNSFRR, encoded by the coding sequence TTGAATAAAAATACCATTGGGATCTCCTGCATTCTTTTGTTGATAATCTTTTCGGGTTGTTCCCGAAAGAAAGATAAATTCGTCAACAGGAGCTGGCACGCAGTTACTACCGAATACAATACCCTCTACAATGGAGGACTTGCCCTGCAGCAGGGAAAAGAGCAAATCGCACAGACTTACCTGGATAATTTCTGGCAATTGCTACCTGTTGAGAGGATGCAGATTTCTGAAGAAATCCGTTTACCGGGTGCTGAAACAAATGAATTTTTTAAAGTTGCTGAAGAGAAAGCCACCAAAGCAATCCAGAGACATTCCATGCTTAAAGAAGGACGCGAAAAGAATCCTCAAATTGATGAGGCTTACCTCCTCCTGGGAAAAGCAAGGTATTATGATCAGCGTTTTATTCCGGCACTGGAAGCTTTTAATTACATCCTCCATAAATATCCTGCAAGCAACACGATCAATCACGCTCAAATCTGGCGCGAGAAGACTCATATGAGGCTGGAAAATGATCAATTGGCGATCAAAAACCTGAAAAAACTGATTAAGAACGGAGAAATGGATCGGAAGGATGTGGCTGATGCCAATGCCATCCTTGCCCAGGCTTATATAAACATCGGTTCTCTTGATAGTGCGGTGGCACCTATTAAAACTGCTGCTGTTACTACAAAAGATGAAGACGAAAAAGGCAGGTATTTTTATATCCAGGGGCAGTTATACAATTACCTCCAAAAGCGGGACAGTGCAAATATGGCCTTTGACAAGGTTATTGAACTAAACCGTAAAACTCCCAGAGAATATTTGATTAACGCCCGCCTTGCCAAAGTTAGAAACTTCAATTTTTCTGAAGGTGATCCAAAGCTGTTAGAAGATTATTTGCTGGAATTGGCTGAAGACAGGGAAAACAGGCCGTTTCTGGACAAGATCTATTTTCAGCTCGCGGAATACTACAGCCACGTTGATTCTACTGCACTGGCAATAGATTTTTATAACGTCTCTCAGAATTCCTTCAGGAGATAA
- a CDS encoding DNA adenine methylase, which produces MNYIGSKNRLTDFIKSNVKAVVPGDLSAKIFCDLFAGTGIIGRSFKPDVKTVIANDIEFYSYVLLQNYIGNHQQLDYQQYLDELNNLQGKKGFIYEFYSEGGKENRLYFSSENGQKIDAARIQLETWRENGIIIMNLYYFLLASIIESADKVANTASVYGAFLKNLKASAKKELEIQPASFDITQNPHEVHREDANSLISKIEGDILYLDPPYNARQYGANYHLLNTIAKYDTFVPQGKTGLRDYYRSSYCKTGEVRESFEALLREAKFQYIFLSYNNEGLMLKQRR; this is translated from the coding sequence ATGAATTATATAGGTTCTAAAAATAGATTAACCGATTTCATAAAATCCAACGTAAAGGCTGTCGTTCCGGGAGATCTTTCAGCAAAGATATTTTGTGATCTTTTTGCGGGAACCGGAATTATTGGGCGAAGTTTTAAGCCGGATGTAAAAACTGTTATCGCAAATGATATCGAATTCTACAGCTATGTGCTGTTGCAAAATTATATTGGAAACCATCAACAGCTGGATTATCAGCAATATTTGGATGAGCTGAATAATCTTCAGGGCAAGAAAGGGTTTATCTATGAGTTTTATTCTGAAGGGGGGAAAGAAAATAGGCTCTATTTTTCTTCTGAAAACGGGCAGAAAATAGATGCGGCGAGGATTCAGCTGGAAACCTGGAGGGAGAATGGGATCATCATTATGAATCTCTATTACTTTTTGTTAGCCTCAATTATTGAGAGTGCAGATAAAGTTGCTAATACAGCATCGGTCTACGGGGCTTTCCTGAAAAATTTAAAAGCATCAGCAAAAAAGGAACTTGAAATCCAGCCCGCCAGTTTTGATATTACGCAAAATCCCCACGAGGTTCATAGGGAAGATGCGAATAGCCTGATCTCAAAAATTGAAGGCGATATCCTGTACCTTGATCCGCCATACAATGCCCGGCAGTACGGAGCGAATTACCATCTACTTAATACTATTGCAAAATATGATACCTTTGTACCTCAGGGAAAAACGGGACTGAGAGACTACTACCGCTCGTCTTACTGCAAGACAGGAGAAGTCAGGGAAAGTTTTGAAGCTCTCCTGCGAGAGGCAAAGTTTCAGTACATTTTTCTCAGTTATAATAATGAGGGTTTAATGCTTAAGCAGAGGAGATAA
- a CDS encoding DUF5687 family protein translates to MDRSPFMNYQGMGAIQWLVALPLIVIPVLLFWLFNRFISYESGVAFLFMLGLLGLIFRSHIINFIAQVYKRNKYVMIQGFKEKGE, encoded by the coding sequence TTGGATAGAAGTCCCTTTATGAATTACCAGGGAATGGGAGCTATACAGTGGCTGGTGGCATTACCGCTTATAGTTATCCCTGTCCTCCTTTTCTGGCTCTTTAATAGATTTATATCCTATGAAAGTGGGGTGGCATTTTTATTTATGTTAGGACTTCTGGGATTAATTTTTCGTAGCCACATTATAAATTTTATTGCACAGGTTTACAAGAGGAACAAATATGTAATGATTCAAGGATTTAAAGAAAAAGGAGAATAA
- a CDS encoding DUF6341 family protein, producing MRDLFEGIAYVFEEILFLPLNWLYDLEQNSWFLANIINFLFVIIAFAAFLFWMKQLKKFNDNDEEDRDPTAHSFLG from the coding sequence ATGAGAGATTTATTTGAGGGGATCGCATATGTTTTTGAGGAAATTTTATTTCTGCCTCTAAACTGGTTATATGATCTGGAACAGAACTCCTGGTTTTTAGCCAATATAATTAACTTCCTTTTTGTAATTATTGCTTTTGCTGCTTTCCTTTTTTGGATGAAGCAACTTAAGAAATTTAATGACAACGACGAGGAAGACAGAGATCCTACCGCCCACTCATTCCTGGGATAA
- a CDS encoding F0F1 ATP synthase subunit B translates to MDLITPEIGLFFWQTIVFLVLIFLMAKFAWKPILGAVKKREDSINNALTSAEEARREMQNLQADNEKLLQEARVERDSILKEARQIKEKVIADASAEAQKKANEIVAQAQVTIQNEKNAAMAEIKNQVASLSLQIAEKVVRGELSNKDRQEKLVEEMLEDVTLN, encoded by the coding sequence ATGGATTTAATAACTCCTGAAATTGGCTTGTTTTTTTGGCAGACCATCGTTTTCCTGGTCTTAATCTTCTTAATGGCAAAGTTTGCCTGGAAACCAATTCTTGGTGCTGTAAAAAAGAGAGAGGATTCGATTAATAATGCATTGACTTCAGCTGAAGAAGCCAGAAGAGAAATGCAGAATCTACAGGCTGATAACGAAAAGTTGTTACAGGAAGCCCGCGTAGAACGTGATTCTATTTTAAAAGAAGCACGCCAGATAAAGGAAAAAGTAATTGCCGATGCTTCTGCTGAAGCTCAGAAGAAAGCCAATGAAATAGTTGCACAGGCACAGGTTACGATCCAGAATGAGAAAAATGCTGCTATGGCTGAAATTAAAAATCAGGTAGCTTCTTTGTCTCTTCAAATTGCAGAAAAAGTAGTTCGTGGTGAATTATCCAACAAGGACAGGCAGGAAAAGCTTGTAGAGGAAATGTTGGAAGATGTTACTTTAAACTAA